gtggactcttacttcacgtcggaacacttcacagtccaagttcaacaggaactggaattcctgtgtgtaaaactgattcttcccgctttcgctatattcattacttgctcgtatatcccaccttattcggatatttcaatttatgagcagcacttgtccgctttaaccgctgtttcttcctcgctatctgataaagatcgtatgatagttcttggtgacttcaacttgccaggaactgtttggtcttcggtaaacgagtctagtatcctagtgcccatgtcacgacatgactttgttgacggcttgcttgacctgtccctgtctcaagtcaaccatgtgaaaaattccttgggtcgattgcttgatctgtgctttttatcggatccgaccatagtgttgttaacccgagcccttccgctcactatacctgaagacgcctaccaccctactttcgaggtgtcgctagatataggaccaactgtattggatcggtcgagtaggctgcccgaacgtgtccgctgctttcgtaaagccgagtttgcgaagcttaataacctcattagggattttgattggtccgctttgtacttgtgcactgatatcataaaaggcacaaacattttttacaatgctcttggcacatttttcgattcttgtgtcccgctttcttgtccgactagatctggaaaacccccttggtttaccaaagagttatccagtctaaaaaacttaaaatcaagactttataaaaaatttcaagaagtgggttctcctacttctcactctcgctatgtattagctcggtcaaacttttcagttcttaatgctcaatgctataagaactacctatctcgatgcaggatacgtttttctcaggaccctaaacagttttacagcttcgtaaacagtaagcgtagaacgtccgcacacccatcctcgctatcattttgtaatacgtcggcaaataatgatcaggcaattgccgatctttttgcccatttcttccaaaccacctattctgaggaaaactactctggtcatccgtacccatacggtttaccgaggtcgaacagCATTTTCactcccttgttaaatgaatgttccctacttcatgatcttcgactagttaagccggtgttttcaccgggtccagacggggttccaggttgtgtactcaggtactgcgccgaggctctgtgtggacctttgcttaaactattccccctgtccattgattcttcttgcttccccccgatctggaaggaatcgtttataattcctctccataaaaaaggtagcaagtctgatgcaaaaaattatagaggtatagcaaagttatccgctattcctaaaatgtttgagaaggttttaactccgcacttgcaacatctctgcaagtcacttatatctccaactcagcatggatttataaggcggcgatcaaccaccacgaacttgttagagtttacctatttcattattaaaggctttcaatgtaacttacagacggatgttatttacaccgactttagtaaagcattcgactctgtaaaccattcccttttagcgcataaacttgaccttttagggcttccgcccaacctcctgagatggatttctagctatctttgttctaggtctcaaagagtcctcttcaaaaactccctctctttaccagtaaaggtttcttcgggagtaccacaaggcagccatctaggccccttactcttcacactctttattaatgacttaccttcagtattaacatactctcgagtacttatgtatgcggatgatgttaaactctgtgtccagaaCAAGggcatttcatttcattctcgcttgcaatccgatctcaataactttcagtcatggtgttgtgcaaacttgttacaccttaatgcctcgaaatgcaaagttatgacatttcatcgttctagccctttgttggctccttacaccctatttggtggttctcttgagagaattaccctggtggatgatctgggtgttatgttagaccccaagttaaagttttccgaacacatttctaccatggtaaataaggccatgggcgtgcttgggtttataaagaggtggtcaaaggaatttgacgacccctatataacaaagactctctatacctcgcttgttcgtccgatcttagagtacggctcctgtgtatggtagCCTCAGTaaaaagtacaccaggaccgtatagaatcagtacagaaaaactttttactctttgctctgcggggccttaactgggatgcgggtgtaagactcccatctcactctagtagactactattagtaaacctcccatccttagttaaccgtagaaaaatgcttggtgtgatatttatgcacaacttgatcaggggtgacatagacagccctgatctgttgagccgcataaacttcacgattcctattagactgactagaaattttataccgttgttccttccactttgtagatcgaattattccttgcatgaaccgtttagggtcttatgctcggattataattccctctaccatattatatccaccactaattctcttcctcttattaaattattaatccttacacacctttctattaattagtaactgtagtggtatttgtactttgattgcatgcttagtttcttagtaagtttagtactaattttcctcgaatgttagtctaatagctatctttcttgcatgttcgcgtttggttcggctacgcaccgcgcgtcatgcggcagcgcccctcggtcggttgggcgggaggagggctgcgttttatGATCACCATGACCGCATTCagttttgaaattttattTCTCGTTCTTCAAATACAAAATAAGGATCGCACAAAAGTAATTTGGGTATAGTATGTATGTAGCTGTCTACCATTGAACCTAAGACTTGGGTTGTTTGGCCTGCTTCTCCTTCTTGGCGGCTTCGGTTTCGGCCTGCAGTTTATTGTACTTTTCGATCAGCTTCTCCACATCGGGCTTATCCAGCACACTGTAGACGGTGGTATTCTTGACGCGCTGCAGGGTGGCCATCTCAACCTTTTCTGGAGTCAGCTTAGTGGTGTCCAGAGTCATGCTTAGCACCTTTACGGCCAGATCTTTCGCCTCCTCTAGCTTAATGGATGGTTTGTCGGCCAGTTCCTGTTTCAGCATGGATATGGCAGCGCCGAAGTTATTGCCAATGCAAGTAGCCTTCCAGCCACCGTAGTTGCCGCTGGGATCAGACTGGTACAGCTGATAGCCGTACTTATTGTCCCAGCCCATGTAGAGAAGAGAAACGCCAAAGGGACGTTTGCCGCCGTACTGAGTGTAAGcttgggatccgcgcgtaacagccttctgctggtgtcacacgggccacttgacggtgttGTTTTGGGCTTGAGGACTATTGGGAATTTGGGATTTTTTCCAACAAAAGCAAACGGTATCACACTTGCCAAAaattcgaaaaaaaaaaagataaaaggctaaaacaaaaaatattttttgtatgtagttttttttttttaaattaattttaagaATAGTAACATTGTTAATATGACATCTCATCATATAGTAGTTTTTGCTTTTTGAAATAATATGTAAACTATTCACATATTTacttaaatattttttatttcccACACGCAAGAGAGCCGATTCTTCATTTCTGTTGCGGAAGGGCTGGTCAATTCGCCCATAATCTAGAAcgtcaaaacaaaaacgaaaattGTTACGAACCTTTGTTTACTTCGGGGCAAGGCCGGCTAGCCAGTCATCCCAAGCCTTCAGGTCGCACAACATACCAACTAATTGGACATCTCGAAcaaattgaaacaacaaaaataaccgACAAAAAAGCAGCAAATGGActctactcgacaaacaaTATTACAGTAACTTCATTCAACACAGACGTGGACCAGGTCGAGGTGTCGATGTTTTTACCTCCGACGTACCCACCCTACCTGAGATCCGAATCACAACGTTCTGGATCTGCctgccatgtgcagcagccttaccctcccgttgctgtggctcctcttccCGCCATACGAAACGATTAGCAATTCATTTTCTTACTTATAATTTTCACGTTAATTTCCTACTTTTACATGGTATCATTGCTAAACTAAGCCTGCCTATTCATACCCCACTCATCTTATCATCACGGGcgtttaataaataaataggaATAactaatataataaatataaataatttgCATGTATAAATAGATATGGACGGACTTAAATTAGGGGattaacatatacatataaatggagacgtctaacaaaaataaataatgggaGTAAATAAGTTAATAAATGATATCTTCTCTCTCCCTAAATTGGCGAGGGACCCGCACTACGTGGCCAGGATAGTTTCTTCGAGACCAGCAAAAAGCAAGCCAAGGATGGCGGAGCTGTGACCTATTCTCTATGGATTTGCCAACAAAAAGAATAAATTTGGGGTTTCTTTACTCCCCTTTTGGAGCGGACTCACTCTTATGCTTCTTGGGTCTACTTTCCGTCCCGCTGGTCAGCTATAAGGTTCCTGTTGTTTCACTGATCTTGATCCCCTGGAatcacagatttatttatctttttatAGGGTGATGGCCACTACTCCATCCTCATCCCTCTCACTTTTGctttcaaaaacaaaaaaatcacgACACTTTCTCTGTCAACCGGCGCGCATGCTCCTCCGTTGCCGGAAATTTTTACTCTGCTTAGCTGCTCTGTATAATGCTCCCGGGCCGCTGATCCCCATCGCTCTTCTATCGCCCTTGAactaggttcaagggcatggcCTGCTTCGGGCTGCTGGCGGCTCTCTTTTCTTTGGGGTGTGGGTGACTTGGCTTCGGGACTCCGTTATGGAATGAGATCGGAAATCCTCTCTCACAACGGCTCCGAAGAGCGCGCGGAACTCTCATACTCCAGGACCAGGTGGCGCCACTACTCGCTAAGGTCttccccttaaattttggccTTGCCACTCTGTTCAAAACTACTTTCCTCCTCACCGCTTGTATGGGGTATCGCCTATCGATATCTTCGCATGCAACAAAATATTAAACGTTTTAAAGAATATCTTCATTGAGAATATATTGTGTGTATAAATGATGATATTTGTATGGAAACGataatatttaataatattaatatttaataacaaaaaaattaaGCAGCTATCTCTTATCAGACATGTACCGATAAATACTAGAAAAGCAAGAAATAATGGCATTACTGGAAAAGCAAAGTTGCTATTCCTAGGCACAAGcgaaatataaaaatatttaatcaGGCAGGCAGAAAGCGCCATTAGGCTAGTGTTATATTGCTCATGAGTGAGTGAACAAAACAATAGTTGTTCActtaagtgagcaactgaaAATGTCCCTTCCAaactgttcttttttgctaACTTGTTCTATTTTGTTTACTTTAAACTTTCTGTATTACCGGCAAAGCTCTTTACTAGctattgttcggagcagaacccagccgattagcttcTTACCAAATAGCACCCAATtattggccctcagccgcttattatgttttatttaattcgaaattaTTATTCGGCCGATCGGGGATAAAAATCATTATCTCCACAGCTATATCAGGAGCTCCTAGTATTAAAGGAACTAATCAATTACCAAATGCACctagccaaaaaaaaagacaaaatTATTAAACATTTTTAAGTCCCAAAGTCTATCATAAAAGGTCGGTTTGGTTCACAGCGGAAGTGTGGTGTACTTTAAATATGTACTCTGTACATAATTGTATCATAGGCATATAATAGGCATCGAATCGAAAGAACAACTAAATACACggatataaaatatataatcaTACGATTTGGTCATCTTCCgattatctttcgtagtgatcagacatgtttttgttttgcgctccgcattttttccttttgtttttaataaacagccggtgttttcctaactaaattctaattatactttctaaccagacagcaatctggaaacctattcatttacgcgagtgcatgcctttgatttgtgttaaaacattatttaactttttattttgcggcgtcggcttgtgcttgtgcttatgtttgtgttgttgcagtgagtgagtacgcattacattgcattgcagtccgctctcgtctggtagcttttgttgttttatcactctctcgctatcacctcaacttcaataactgttctttctctctcgctcttcaaactttctgagcaatagcgctctctgcttagtagctctcgctataaccgctctccactctgctctcttttttttaccaattccgctttgagcgttgtctggcacattggtctgataccaatttgttttgcaaataatagtaaataaataaataatgaaatggaatacgctgtggtctgtgccaaaaaaagctgtaagaagcagatcacccacgatcagccgaatgtcccctgctggctctgcgacagcgtagtgcacgcaaaatgcgctggattttctggcctcgtgagtgatgctatagccaaacgtaatggcttgcattacagttgcgaggcatgccgtgcggtggagaaagacatggtggctttcatgaggcagacgcggagtggctttaaggagctgaccgttggttatAAAacccaatacgatcggctcctagccatggaggctcagtttagcggtttaaaactgctgaatgagtctacgaggcgcaaaaaggtcactccgcgggatctgcaattgccaaccgtcactcagccgtgcgccgccgaaaaactgactccgaccactccaagtgtgcagcagttgatctcgtttgccactccaagggcaacgacagctgctggcgatgcagattcggtagccgaattcatcgcctcggagaatgtgcagccaagtacgtctgcagcgtccgtgtccgtggtgtccgcaagttcgctagttgtcccgtctatcccgatcccaccagtaaatagacgttccggacctccggttattgccaccacaggtactaggcctgtggtgactaaaccactggtgggagtcccaccaaaacgacaagtttttgtttcacggctggcccctgacctcacatctaatgatgtaattgcttttattcaaagcaaaataaaagccgtgggtttaaaggtggagaaatttaacttctcttatgccagggagatagcctcgtttaagataagcatctccccaactcaatttgacaccatttgctccgccaaattttggccggagcatttggtggtgaagaagtttaaggctaagaagaagaataggccccccatatcctttccaaatctttccagtgtgccaccctcaacctcaacttcctcttcctcaacttcccgtcttgcttccacctttccaaaaaactaacttctcttttagtaacctatcagaatgtaagaggcttgcgtagtaagctcagcattcttttccgggatagtgttgcatttgcttcccacgttattgtgtttactgaaacctggttaaagccggacattcttagttccgaggttttggcagttcggtacacaacttttagaaaggaccgttcgtctcgacgtgcagggggggttctaattgcagtggactcttacttcacgtcggaacacttcacagtccaagttcaacaggaactggaattcctgtgtgtaaaactgattcttcccgctttcgctatattcattacttgctcgtatatcccaccttattcggatatttcaatttatgagcagcacttgtccgctttaaccgctgtttcttcctcgctatctgataaagatcgtatgatagttcttggtgacttcaacttgccaggaactgtttggtcttcggtaaacgagtctagtatcctagtgcccatgtcacgacatgactttgttgacggcttgcttgacctgtccctgtctcaagtcaaccatgtgaaaaattccttgggtcgattgcttgatctgtgctttttatcggatccgaccatagtgttgttaacccgagcccttccgctcactatacctgaagacgcctaccaccctactttcgaggtgtcgctagatataggaccaactgtattggatcggtcgagtaggctgcccgaacgtgtccgctgctttcgtaaagccgagtttgcgaagcttaataacctcattagggattttgattggtccgctttgtacttgtgcactgatatcataaaaggcacaaacattttttacaatgctcttggcacatttttcgattcttgtgtcccgctttcttgtccgactagatctggaaaacccccttggtttaccaaagagttatccagtctaaaaaacttaaaatcaagactttataaaaaatttcaagaagtgggttctcctacttctcactctcgctatgtattagctcggtcaaacttttcagttcttaatgctcaatgctataagaactacctatctcgatgcaggatacgtttttctcaggaccctaaacagttttacagcttcgtaaacagtaagcgtagaacgtccgcacacccatcctcgctatcattttgtaatacgtcggcaaataatgatcaggcaattgccgatctttttgcccaattcttccaaaccacctattctgaggaaaactactctggtcatccgtacccatacggtttaccgaggtcgaacagCATTTTCactcccttgttaaatgaatgttccctacttcatgatcttcgactagttaagccggtgttttcaccgggtccagacggggttccaggttgtgtactcaggtactgcgccgaggctctgtgtggacctttgcttaaactattccccctgtccattgattcttcttgcttccccccgatctggaaggaatcgtttataattcctctccataaaaaaggtagcaagtctgatgcaaaaaattatagaggtatagcaaagttatccgctattcctaaaatgtttgagaaggttttaactccgcacttgcaacatctctgcaagtcacttatatctccaactcagcatggatttataaggcggcgatcaaccaccacgaacttgttagagtttacctatttcattattaaaggctttcaatgtaacttacagacggatgttatttacaccgactttagtaaagcattcgactctgtaaaccattcccttttagcgcataaacttgaccttttagggcttccgcccaacctcctgagatggatttctagctatctttgttctaggtctcaaagagtcctcttcaaaaactccctctctttaccagtaaaggtttcttcgggagtaccacaaggcagccatctaggccccttactcttcacactctttattaatgacttaccttcagtattaacatactctcgagtacttatgtatgcggatgatgttaaactctgtgtccagaaCAAGggcatttcatttcattctcgcttgcaatccgatctcaataactttcagtcatggtgttgtgcaaacttgttacaccttaatgcctcgaaatgcaaagttatgacatttcatcgttctagccctttgttggctccttacaccctatttggtggttctcttgagagaattaccctggtggatgatctgggtgttatgttagaccccaagttaaagttttccgaacacatttctaccatggtaaataaggccatgggcgtgcttgggtttataaagaggtggtcaaaggaatttgacgacccctatataacaaagactctctatacctcgcttgttcgtccgatcttagagtacggctcctgtgtatggtagCCTCAGTaaaaagtacaccaggaccgtatagaatcag
This genomic stretch from Drosophila miranda strain MSH22 chromosome 5, D.miranda_PacBio2.1, whole genome shotgun sequence harbors:
- the LOC117189242 gene encoding proteasome subunit alpha type-4-like, which codes for HQQKAVTRGSQAYTQYGGKRPFGVSLLYMGWDNKYGYQLYQSDPSGNYGGWKATCIGNNFGAAISMLKQELADKPSIKLEEAKDLAVKVLSMTLDTTKLTPEKVEMATLQRVKNTTVYSVLDKPDVEKLIEKYNKLQAETEAAKKEKQAKQPKS